The Pectobacterium wasabiae CFBP 3304 DNA segment ATAGAAGTGTCTGTACCATGTAGCCGGCAAGGAAAGTTTGGATAATGCCCGAATTCCCTGCCTGACCGAATCGTAGACCTGTCGCGATCCAGAATGATTTCCCTTTCAGTAAAGACCAGAAAGGCGTGTGCTCTTGCGGTTTATGCGTAACCTCTTTTGCTCCCTGTACCCCTTCAAATACCGGGCTTTCTTTCAGGTTCAACCGTAACCAGATGGCAAATCCCATGACAAGGAAGCTGGCAAGGAAAGGAAGACGCCACGCCCAGGAAATAACCTCTTCATTGCTAAAAAAGTAAAACATCGCCGCCCAGATAGCCGTTGCACTCAACGTACCGCAGTTGGTTCCCATTGCAACCAATGAGGCAATAATGCCTTTTTTACCCGCTGGCGCATACTCTGCCAGCATGGTGCTGGCACCAGAAATTTCTGCGCCCGCTCCAAGCCCTTGAATAACTCTAAGCGCGACCAATAGAATAGGAGCTAAAATGCCAACTTGCTGATAAGTTGGGAGTGCGCCGATTAATGTAGTACAGACCCCCATTAACGCAATAGTAATGAACAGCACTTTTTTTCTGCCTACTTTATCTCCCATTTTTCCGAAGAAGACGGCACCCACAATACGGGCAATGTACCCTGCGCCATAGGTACCCATGGCAAGAATTAATGCCATTGCCGCAGATTGCTCAGGAAAGAATATTTCATGAAAAACGAGTGCGGCACCAAGAGAATATAACTGAAAGTCCATGAATTCTAATGTTGTGCCAAGCCAACCAGAAACAGATGCCCTGGCAAGGTCGGATGAACTTCTTTTCACTTTAATTGAGGACTGACTCATTGTATCACCATATGATTATTGAATTTAATTTAAGATGTGGTGAGGTATAGATATGTTGTGTTGTATGCGATTTATTTCCCAGGGTAATATATGGGAGTGAATCGGCAGTTAAATAAAAACACACCGTATCCAAATTTTTTTGGTCAAGAAATTATTGTTAGCATTCCCTTGCTACATCTTCCTGGTAATACATTAAAATTTAACTAAGACTTTTGACGAAATGTTTTTATCGCTTGCGGTAATTAATGCTTTTTCTATATCTTGATAGGCGTATTCGGCCGATATAATTGGCTGCGGATTAATAATTCCTTTCTCCAGCCATTTAACAGCGGTGGCAAATTCGTTAATGAAGCGGAATGAGCCTTTCCAGGACAATTCTTTCACCAGCATTTGTGCAACGGGGTACTGCACAGGGCTTGGCCCCATACCAATCTGTACAATTAGCCCGTTAGGGCGTGTCATGAGTACCGATGAAGCAATGGCCGCAGGGGCACCGCTAGCCTCGAATACGACATCAAAATAGCCTTTATTTTGGCAATATAGCGCTATTGAATGTTCATCAAGCGGGTTCACCGCGCTATCGGCCCCCATCTCCAGCGCGATATCTCTGCATCTTTCGCTGATATCGGAGGCAACAACTTCTACCGCGCCCGAAGCCTTGGCGGAGGCAATCGTTAACGCGCCAATTGGACCAGCACCGATGACTAGTACCTTTTTCCCGACTAGGCTTCCGGCTATATTGATGGCATGAATGACGACGGCTGTTGGTTCAGCGAGTGACATAATCTGTGAAGGGATTTTCTCATCATAGGGATAACACTGTGATTCAGAAACCGTGACGTATTGGGCGAATCCACCGTTTACGTGTGGATTGAACTGTGCGCTACCCATAAACCGCATAGTGGAACATTCGTTCTGTTTGCCTTCCAGACAATAATCACATTGATTACAAGGTTGGGAAGGGTTAATCGCAACGCTTTGTCCAACTTTTAATTGGCTATTTTCTGATGCCTTATAAATTTTCCCGACGAATTCATGTCCGATAACCATCGGGTGTTTTATTACAGATAAACCAGCGTGACCTTCATGGTAATAATGGATGTCTGATCCACAAATACCGCCACATTCAACCTTAACCACAATATCACTATCG contains these protein-coding regions:
- a CDS encoding MFS transporter yields the protein MSQSSIKVKRSSSDLARASVSGWLGTTLEFMDFQLYSLGAALVFHEIFFPEQSAAMALILAMGTYGAGYIARIVGAVFFGKMGDKVGRKKVLFITIALMGVCTTLIGALPTYQQVGILAPILLVALRVIQGLGAGAEISGASTMLAEYAPAGKKGIIASLVAMGTNCGTLSATAIWAAMFYFFSNEEVISWAWRLPFLASFLVMGFAIWLRLNLKESPVFEGVQGAKEVTHKPQEHTPFWSLLKGKSFWIATGLRFGQAGNSGIIQTFLAGYMVQTLLFSKAVPTDAIMISSAIGFMTIPLIGWLSDKIGRRIPYIFLTFGSILLAYPMLSIIVNKEQAVATITVCLILIHNIAVLGQAAIEGITMAEMFGSKNRFSQMAISKEIGGLFATGLGPLLAGIFCQITGSWYPIVVMLICYSCIGLLSAFLMPEVKDRDLHDVRNATEQ
- the idnD gene encoding L-idonate 5-dehydrogenase, which codes for MKKDTLKFEACIVHGKKDVKVEDRELVYTDSDIVVKVECGGICGSDIHYYHEGHAGLSVIKHPMVIGHEFVGKIYKASENSQLKVGQSVAINPSQPCNQCDYCLEGKQNECSTMRFMGSAQFNPHVNGGFAQYVTVSESQCYPYDEKIPSQIMSLAEPTAVVIHAINIAGSLVGKKVLVIGAGPIGALTIASAKASGAVEVVASDISERCRDIALEMGADSAVNPLDEHSIALYCQNKGYFDVVFEASGAPAAIASSVLMTRPNGLIVQIGMGPSPVQYPVAQMLVKELSWKGSFRFINEFATAVKWLEKGIINPQPIISAEYAYQDIEKALITASDKNISSKVLVKF